In Rutidosis leptorrhynchoides isolate AG116_Rl617_1_P2 chromosome 2, CSIRO_AGI_Rlap_v1, whole genome shotgun sequence, one genomic interval encodes:
- the LOC139889224 gene encoding probable receptor-like protein kinase At5g61350, with product MGGRQQHKYLSPSTCMFITLFFTFYSFFTNATTDNYLIDCGSPQNTILDDGRTFKSDPQSVSFLSTDENIFATSNSLPQNSSLPLYKTARIFDSESVYKFLVFQPGRHFLRLYFYPLPNPQYNLTTAVFSVKTDDGLVLLHDFSATDQSSNSNSNCKEYLINVTSSEFSLVFSPLKKSFAFVNGIEFVSAPNELMPDSATAVSPLGVFNGVSGFDLQVVHRVNVGGPTISPKNDTLSRTWVSDSNGYMKFLKGDKVVAIDPAAITYPDGGATPLIAPEQVYSSAASMADSNVSIANFNLTWEMNVDSGFNYLVRLHFCDVVSTSLNSLYFNVYINGLTGVSGLDLSALTSDLATAYYKDFVVNASVITNGMIRVQVGPSDLETVTPNAILNGLEVMKMKNSAGSLDGLFSSNNDSRGGGPTTTVDESIGVAIGMIALAVLIFSLVRRKNKAKGWEKEGNSFTSWFRPLNASYCSSLISSKSKTKNGFSSVLFSKVGLGRSFTFNELRDATNNFDESAVIGVGGFGKVYIGEVEPGMKLAIKRGNPKSSQGINEFQTEIELLSKLRHRHLVSLIGYCDENKEMILVYEYMSNGPLRDHIYGSTLPSLTWRQRLEISIGAARGLHYLHTGGTSQCIIHRDVKTTNILLDDNFVAKVSDFGLSKTGPEMDQTHVSTAVKGSFGYLDPEYFRRQQLTEKSDVYSFGVVLFEILCARPALDPTLPREQVNLAEWAMSKQRKGVIGMIVDTNIAKTICPESLIKYVEAAEKCLAEYGVDRPSMGDVLWNLEFALQLQDASTQLDPMEEDDTCKAKLKTNTNEKIKKDDNMNDDSDVSILINDDSGVVMGSPLFSKIEDFEGR from the coding sequence TTCACCTCAAAACACCATATTAGATGATGGTCGAACGTTTAAATCTGACCCACAATCCGTTTCCTTTTTGTCCACAGACGAAAACATATTCGCTACCTCAAATTCCCTCCCACAAAACTCTTCTTTACCTCTATACAAAACTGCACGAATCTTTGATAGCGAATCGGTTTATAAGTTTCTAGTCTTTCAACCGGGTCGCCATTTTCTTCGTCTTTACTTTTATCCTCTTCCTAACCCTCAATATAATCTCACAACCGCGGTTTTCTCTGTAAAAACAGATGATGGTTTAGTACTTTTGCATGATTTTTCAGCAACTGATCAAAGTTCTAATTCAAATTCTAATTGTAAAGAGTATCTCATTAATGTGACTTCATCTGAGTTTTCGCTTGTTTTTTCGCCTTTGAAGAAATCTTTTGCTTTTGTGAATGGAATTGAGTTTGTTTCGGCTCCTAATGAGCTCATGCCTGATTCTGCAACTGCGGTCTCTCCTCTCGGGGTTTTTAATGGAGTTTCGGGCTTTGATCTTCAAGTTGTGCATAGAGTTAACGTTGGAGGACCAACCATTAGTCCAAAAAACGACACGTTATCAAGGACTTGGGTGAGTGATAGTAATGGATACATGAAGTTTCTAAAAGGGGACAAAGTTGTTGCAATTGATCCAGCTGCAATCACTTATCCAGATGGTGGGGCCACCCCTTTGATTGCACCGGAACAAGTTTACTCATCGGCGGCTTCAATGGCGGATTCTAATGTCTCCATTGCTAATTTTAATCTCACATGGGAAATGAATGTCGATTCGGGGTTCAATTACTTGGTCCGCCTTCATTTTTGTGATGTTGTAAGTACTAGTTTGAACAGTCTTTACTTCAATGTGTACATCAATGGGTTAACCGGTGTTTCGGGCCTTGACTTATCGGCTCTCACGTCCGACCTAGCCACCGCTTACTACAAAGATTTTGTGGTCAATGCCTCAGTTATAACAAACGGGATGATCCGGGTCCAGGTTGGACCATCGGATCTTGAAACTGTGACCCCTAATGCCATATTAAACGGATTAGAGGTCATGAAGATGAAAAACTCTGCAGGGAGTTTAGATGGGTTGTTCTCATCTAACAACGACAGTCGTGGTGGAGGGCCCACCACGACTGTTGATGAGTCAATTGGTGTTGCCATTGGAATGATTGCGCTTGCCGTTCTCATATTTAGCCTTGTTCGTAGAAAGAACAAGGCTAAAGGTTGGGAAAAAGAGGGAAATAGCTTCACGTCATGGTTCCGTCCACTTAACGCGAGCTATTGTAGTAGTTTGATTTCGAGTAAGAGCAAGACTAAAAACGGATTCTCGAGTGTATTATTTTCTAAAGTTGGCCTAGGTCGATCTTTCACTTTTAACGAGCTAAGAGATGCAACGAATAACTTTGATGAGAGCGCGGTGATAGGTGTTGGAGGGTTCGGGAAAGTGTATATAGGCGAGGTAGAACCGGGAATGAAGCTCGCTATAAAACGAGGTAACCCAAAATCTTCACAAGGTATCAACGAATTCCAAACCGAAATTGAACTATTATCCAAGCTTAGACATAGACATCTTGTGTCCTTGATTGGCTATTGTGACGAAAACAAGGAAATGATTTTGGTATACGAGTACATGTCAAACGGGCCCCTGCGTGACCACATCTACGGGTCAACCCTACCTTCTTTGACTTGGAGACAACGTCTCGAGATCAGTATTGGTGCGGCCCGCGGGCTGCACTACCTCCATACCGGTGGAACATCGCAGTGTATTATACACAGAGATGTTAAAACGACAAACATTCTCCTAGATGATAATTTTGTAGCCAAAGTTTCCGATTTTGGGTTGTCAAAAACTGGGCCCGAAATGGACCAAACACACGTCAGCACAGCCGTGAAGGGAAGTTTCGGGTATCTTGACCCGGAATACTTCAGGAGGCAACAACTAACTGAAAAATCTGATGTTTACTCATTCGGTGTTGTCCTTTTCGAAATTTTATGTGCTAGACCAGCTCTGGATCCTACTTTACCTAGAGAACAAGTGAATTTAGCCGAATGGGCCATGTCAAAACAAAGAAAAGGCGTTATTGGAATGATCGTTGATACCAATATCGCGAAAACTATATGCCCAGAATCGTTAATTAAATACGTTGAAGCAGCCGAAAAGTGTTTAGCAGAGTATGGTGTGGACAGACCTTCAATGGGAGATGTTTTATGGAACTTGGAATTTGCTCTGCAACTTCAAGATGCGTCTACCCAACTCGATCCTATGGAAGAAGATGACACTTGTAAGGCGAAATTGAAGACTAATACAAATGAAAAAATCAAGAAAGATGATAACATGAATGATGACAGTGATGTTAGTATTCTAATAAATGATGATTCAGGTGTGGTTATGGGGTCTCCTTTGTTTTCCAAGATCGAAGATTTTGAAGGAAGATGA